The sequence GCTCCGGCGGGTCGGCGGGTTCCGGTGGCTCGGGCGATTCCGCGTCGGGCGGGGCCGGTTCCGGTTCCGGCGGTTCCGGCGGGGGTGGCGGGGACGACGGTGAGGGCGGCGGCGGTTCGGGCGACACGGTTCCGGCCGGGTCCAGCCTCCCCGACTGCACCACCGGCTCGGTGAAGTTGTCGGTGCGCAGCGTGCACAACTCGTACACGCCCGACGAGAAGATCACCTTCGAACTCATCGCGAGGAACTCCTCGGGCAGCGACTGCAAACTCGATCTCGGCCCCAAGAGCGCGGTCCTGACGATCACTCAGGCGGAGAGCGACGACGAGATCTGGTCGTCGGCCGACTGCCCGACGGGTGCCGCGAGCGTGCTCTTCCGGATCCCCGCGAACGACCGGGTCGTCCGCACGGTCGAGTGGAACCGCAAGGCGAGCGCTCCGCAGTGTGCGACTCCGCCGGCGCTTTCGGCCACGCCCGGCACGTACTTGGTCGAAGCGAAGCCGCCGGGCCTTCCCAAGACCCGGACCTCCTTCGTCCTGAAGAAGGACTAGCACCGGGCCGCCTGCGACGGCGGGGACCGACTGGCTGGGCCCGACTCTCGGACGCGGGCCCGGTGGGTGCTTGTCGCGCAGTTCCCCGCGCCCCCAAAAAAGCCGGCCCCTGCTCTCGGCACGCAGGCCCCTGCTTTCGGGGGTGCGGGGAACTGCGCGAACGGCTCCCGCCGGGGCGCACCCGAAAGCCGGGCCCGCCCACTCCCAGGGGGGGGCAACGTCAAACCGCCGGGCGGTTGCTGCTTTCAGGGGCGCGGGGAACTGCGCGAACGGCCCCCACCGGGGCGCACCCGAACCCCACGAGCGAGCCCCCCCGGAGGGCCACGCCAAACCGCCGGACGGCTACACGTAGCGTTCGAGAATCGACGACTCCGCCAGCCGGGAAAGCCCCTCCCGCACGCTTCGGGCCCGAGCCTCCCCCACCCCGTCCACGGTCTGCAGATCATCCACGCTCGCGGCGAGCAGCTTCTGCAGCCCGCCGAAGTGCTCGACCAGCCGGTCGATGATCGCGCCGGGCAGCCGCGGCACCTTGGCCAGCAACCGGAACCCGCGGGGCGACACCGCGGAGTCGAGCGCCTCGGGCGACCCCGTGTACCCCAACGCCCGCGCCACGGTGGGCATTTCGAGCAGCTCCGCATGACTGAGCGCGTTCAGCTCGAACAGCGCCTCGTCCACCGTGCGGGACCGCTTGGCCGTCGGCTCGGGCACATAGTCCCGTACGACGAGCTCCCGCTCGGGCTCGACCCCGGCGATCAGCTCGTCCAGCTGCAGCGAGAGCAGCCGCCCGTCCGTGCCCAGCTCCACCACGTACTCGGCGATCTCCGTGGCGATCCGGCGCACCATCTCCAGCCGCTGGGCCACCGCCGACACGTCCCGGACGGTGACCAGGTCCTCGATCTCCAGCGCGGACAACGTGCCCGCGACCTCGTCGAGCCGCAGCTTGTACCGCTCCAGCGTGGCCAGCGCCTGGTTGGCACGGGAGAGGATCGCGGCCGAGTCCTCCAGGACCCGCCGCTGCCCGTCCACGTACAGCGCGATCAGGCGCATGGACTGGGAGACGGAGACGACGGGGAAGCCGACCTGCTTGCTCACCCGGTCCGCCGTGCGGTGCCGCGTGCCCGTCTCCTCGGTGGGGATGGTCGGGTCGGGGACCAGCTGCACGCCGGCCCGCAGGATCTTGGTGATGTCCTTGTCCAGCACGATGCCGCCGTCGAGCTTGCACAGCTCGCGCAGCCGGGTCGCGGTGAACTCCACGTCCAGCACGAAACCGCCGCTGCACATCGCCTCGACGGTCTTGTCCCAGCCGAGCACGATGAGCCCGCCGGTGTTGCCGCGGAGGATTCGCTCCAGGCCGTCACGCAGCCCGGTGCCGGGTGCCACAGCGCTGAGAGCCGTGCGCATCAGGCCATCGGTGCCGGAACTCCCGCCGGACTTGCCGGGAACTGCTGCCCGGTCGTTGGCTGCCACTGCACTCCTCCGGTCGCAGGCTGTTGAGGGCGCCCTCGGTTCGTACGGACGGGCGAGACCTGGGCAAAGTCTACCGGCGCTCTTCCTCGTCCCGTGGGGCGTCTCGCCGACGCGACCTCGGGAGGACCCGAAGCGCGTCCCCCATGTCGGCGACTTCCAGGACCTTCATACCCGGAGGGATCTTGCCCGGGTCGCTCGGGACGAGGGCGTGGGTGAAGCCCAGCCGGTGGGCTTCGGCGAGTCTGCGCTGGACGCCCGTGACCCGTCTGACCTCGCCCGCGAGGCCCACTTCACCGATCGCGACGAGGTTCTGCGGGAGCGGGGTGTCGCTCGCCGCACTGGCCAGCGCGAGCGCGATCGCGAGGTCCGCGGCGGGCTCGGACAGCTTCACGCCACCGACCGTCGCGGTGTAGATGTCCCGCTTCCCGAGGGCGCTGATCCGGCCGCGCTGCTCCAGGACGGCGAGCATCATCTGGACCCGGGAGGTCTCCAGACCGGAGGTCGTACGCCGCGGGGTGGGGATCTGGGTGTCCACGGTGAGCGCCTGCACCTCGGCCACCAGGGGGCGGCGGCCTTCGAGGGTGACGGTCAGACAGGTGCCGGGGACGGGCTCGGCCCGCCGGGTGAGGAACAGGCCGGAGGGGTCGGTGAGCCCGGTGATCCCCTCGTCGTGCAGCTCGAAGCAGCCGACCTCGTCCGTGGTGCCGTACCGGTTCTTGACGCCCCGTACGAGACGCAGGCGCGCGTGCCGGTCGCCCTCGAAGCTCAGGACGACGTCCACGAGGTGCTCCAGGAGACGCGGTCCGGCGATGGCGCCGTCCTTGGTGACATGGCCGACCAGGAGGGTCGCCATGCCGCGCTCCTTGGAGGCGCGGATCAGGGCCCCGGCCACCTCACGGACCTGGGACATGCCTCCCGGGGCGCCGTCGATCTCCGGAGAGGCCACCGTCTGCACGGAGTCGACGATGAGCAGGGACGGCTTCACCGCGTCCAGGTGACCGAGGACCGCGGACAGATCGGTCTCCGCCGCCAGGAACAGATTGTCGTCGATCGCCTTGATGCGGTCGGCGCGCAGCCGGACCTGGCTGGCCGACTCCTCACCCGTGATGTAGAGCGTGCGGTGCTCGTCGCTCGCCGCCTTGGCCGCCACGTCCAGCAGCAGCGTGGACTTGCCGACGCCCGGCTCGCCCGCCACGAGCACCACCGCGCCCGGTACGAGGCCGCCGCCGAGGACGCGGTCCAGCTCGGGCACACCGGTCGAGCGGGCGGTCGCCTGCCGTCCGTCGACCTGGCCGATGGGCAGCGCGTTCGTGGTGACGCGGCCGGGGGCCGTCGTACGCACGGCGGGCGCGCCGTACTCCTCGACCGTCCCCCAGGCCTGGCACTCGGAGCAGCGGCCGAGCCATTTGGCCGTCTGCCAGCCGCACTCGGTGCAGCGGTAGGACGGCCGGTCCTTCGCGGTCTTCGTACGGGCAGCCATGACACGAACCGTAACCGGCGCCACTGACAGAGCGGTGACGGCCCGTTCGGTGCTCCCTCGGCACTCCGGGCCGATAACAGGGCACCCTTCGCAAACCGGCCACAGCTCATCAGGGACACGACATGGAATTCCGGGCTCCTGCCCTCATTTGAGGGATCGTTTCACCCGTACGGATTAAATGTGCGCAAGCAGGGAGAAGGGGCCACCGCCAGGCACCTACGGTCGCACGGGTGATGAGCAGCAGTCCCGAGACCTCGACCCGCACCACCGGCGCACACCGGGCGCACCGTGAGGCGCGCGACCGGGCAGCGGCGCGCACGCCGGCGCAGGGCCCGCCGACCCGCTACGAGCAGTACCTGGACGGCCTGTTCACCTACTGCCTGTCCGTGCTGTGCGACCACGACACGGCGACCGCCGCCCTCGGGGACGTCCTCGCCCTCGCCGAGCGGCGCGGTCAGCGCGGCCCGGGGGCCCCCGACGACCGCAGGGCCTGGCTGTACGCGCTGGCCCGCTGGTCCTGCCTGCGCAAGCTCGCCGAGGCCAAGCAGAAACGTCATGGCGCCCATGCGTCGGGCCGCTCCGAGGGCGGCACGCCCGGCCCGGAGGGCCGCTCCCCGGGCCTGCCCGCGGAGGGCCGGACCAACCCGTCCCCGGAGGGCCGGACCGACTCGTCCCCGGAGGGCCGGGCCGACCTGCGCGCGGGGGGCCAGGTCGATGCCGCCGCCCTCCGCGAATGCGCCGGGGACCGGGCCGGTGAACGGGCCGGCGACCTTCTCACCGCCGCCGAGAAGGACCGCCGTCGTCGCGAACTCGCCCTGCTGGCCTGGCCCGAGGCCGCCGGGACGACGCCCGAGCAGCGCGAGGCGCTCGAACTCGCCGTGCGCCACCAGCTCGCCGCGCAGGAGGTCGCCGCCGTCCTCGGCACGGACCCGGTGGCCGC is a genomic window of Streptomyces sp. NBC_00414 containing:
- the disA gene encoding DNA integrity scanning diadenylate cyclase DisA — translated: MAANDRAAVPGKSGGSSGTDGLMRTALSAVAPGTGLRDGLERILRGNTGGLIVLGWDKTVEAMCSGGFVLDVEFTATRLRELCKLDGGIVLDKDITKILRAGVQLVPDPTIPTEETGTRHRTADRVSKQVGFPVVSVSQSMRLIALYVDGQRRVLEDSAAILSRANQALATLERYKLRLDEVAGTLSALEIEDLVTVRDVSAVAQRLEMVRRIATEIAEYVVELGTDGRLLSLQLDELIAGVEPERELVVRDYVPEPTAKRSRTVDEALFELNALSHAELLEMPTVARALGYTGSPEALDSAVSPRGFRLLAKVPRLPGAIIDRLVEHFGGLQKLLAASVDDLQTVDGVGEARARSVREGLSRLAESSILERYV
- the radA gene encoding DNA repair protein RadA gives rise to the protein MAARTKTAKDRPSYRCTECGWQTAKWLGRCSECQAWGTVEEYGAPAVRTTAPGRVTTNALPIGQVDGRQATARSTGVPELDRVLGGGLVPGAVVLVAGEPGVGKSTLLLDVAAKAASDEHRTLYITGEESASQVRLRADRIKAIDDNLFLAAETDLSAVLGHLDAVKPSLLIVDSVQTVASPEIDGAPGGMSQVREVAGALIRASKERGMATLLVGHVTKDGAIAGPRLLEHLVDVVLSFEGDRHARLRLVRGVKNRYGTTDEVGCFELHDEGITGLTDPSGLFLTRRAEPVPGTCLTVTLEGRRPLVAEVQALTVDTQIPTPRRTTSGLETSRVQMMLAVLEQRGRISALGKRDIYTATVGGVKLSEPAADLAIALALASAASDTPLPQNLVAIGEVGLAGEVRRVTGVQRRLAEAHRLGFTHALVPSDPGKIPPGMKVLEVADMGDALRVLPRSRRRDAPRDEEERR